In the Aythya fuligula isolate bAytFul2 chromosome 29, bAytFul2.pri, whole genome shotgun sequence genome, CTCCCCGCAGGCGACGCGGTGCTGCGGTTCGAGGTGGAGCTGGTGGCTCTGTCGCGGGCCAGCTACTGGCAGAAGGTGGTGAACGAGGTCCTGCCGCTGCTGTGCCTCGGGCTGGTGCCGGCGCTGCTGGGGCTCATCGGGTACCACCTCTACCGCAAGGCCAGCAGCCCCAAGCTGTCcaagaagaagctgaaggaagagaagaggaacaaagccaaaaagaaataaaacctccCCTCGGTAGCCACAGATGCTCTGCGCCTGCTCTGTCTGCCTcaaggggtggggtgggggggataAAAGCAGAGAGGGGGGGCTCAGCGCCCCCATCTTGGCGCTCCCCGCCTGCCCTGGGACGTGGTCgagctgagaagcagaaaattcGGAGCTGAGAGGGCACTGACAGGACACAGCTCGTCCAACAAAGCTCTGCGTGACCAGAAATAAGACCCGGAAGACGTTTTGGGCACAGTTTAGCTCTTTTATGTCAGCTTCACGGTGCCCCTGAGCACCAGGCACCCCGCTCCGCGGGACAATCAGGGCAATTCTCAGCTCCAGCCGGCGCCGTCAGAGCTGGGGACGGGGTCTGGGGGGGAATCGGGGGACACGGCTCTTGTGCTCGATGGCCAGCAGCGGGTTGTTGGGCTTGCTGAGCACCTCGGGGCTGACGGAGAGCCCCTCCAGGtactgctggagcagcccccGCAGCCGCTGGTTCTGGTGGCTCACGGCCGCAAGCTCCCGCGCCAGcgcctgctcctccagcctcgCCTTGTTGAAGCGCTGCCAGAAGCGCTCCAGCCCCACGTAATCCTGCAGAGCCTGGgaaagaggcagggagagaagggCAGCGGCTCCTGGAGCTGCCCACGAGCGAGCCAGGGTGCCCCCGAGGGAGCCCTGTCCCTCGGAGCCCACCGCAGCCTCCTCACCTGAGCCAGAGGCTCTGCGGGCTCCTCCTTGAGAACCCTGTCGGCGTCAAAAAGCTCCCCCTCGGCCAGCGAGGACGGGTAGAAGGGCagcaccttctccccctccGTCTCCAGCCGGCGGCACATCTCGGCCAGCCGCAGGATGCGCTCTGCCTgcgaggaggaaggagaaaaaggggcagggagagggggacGGCGGCACCCCCGGGCCTCATCACGAGTGGCCCCGGCCTCACCTTCCCCACAACCCGCGCCAGCGCCTTCAGGGCGGCGTTGCTCTGCGCCGTGAGCCTGGCCAGGTTGTCGTGGGCCTCGGCCCGGGCTTGGTTCATTTTGTTCTTGAGCTCCTGGAGCCGCCTGAGCAcagcttccttctcctcccGCGCGCGCCGGTTCCGCTCCTCGTTGTCCCGGAGCTGAGCCGCGAGCAGAGCCTTGGTGGCCGCCACCAAATCCTAGAGGCAGAGGAGCCGTGAGCAGGACAGGACGGGgtgtccctgctcctggggccCCCACCCGCCCTTTGGCACCACCTGGagcttctgcagcttctttgcCTGCATCTCTATCTCCCTGGAGCTCTTCTCATCCTTCTGCTTCAGCCCCTCGAAGGCCGTTTTCTGGTGCTCGGTGGCCTCGGCGTAGCCCTGCATGGCGGCACGAAACTGCTCCCAGAGCCCTTCCATCTTCCCACTCAGCTGCAGGCGGCTGTACTGCTTCTCCTGCAGGCTCTGGGGACAGAGAGCAGTGGGTTCCCTTCAGCTGTCCGGACCCCACCGTGTGCTCCTGACCCCTAAAAACCTCCTCGACGGAGCCAGCTACTCGGTGGGACGCCGAAGAGCCCGGCCGGTTCCTCGTGCCTTGCTCTTGATGTCGTCCCGGGCGCTCTGGAAATTCAGCGTGGCCTCGTGATTGTCCCGGGCGTAGTTCTGCTCCAGGGCCAGCACCACGTCCTGCAGGTAGCGGATTTCTTCCTCGTGCTGCTCCAGGATGGCTTTCCTGGGGGGAAATCACCGGggagctgctgagagcagcacgGGACAGAGGCGGGGACGCGCCAAGAGCAGCCACAGCCGTCGGGATCGGGCCGGGAGcgggc is a window encoding:
- the CCDC65 gene encoding dynein regulatory complex subunit 2, encoding MPVAAEDRLLQLQSQALAEEEAAKARGELLVRFLKDKLAKEEHSSALSLHKLTAQWRAVLREVKEKELREDIAVLSQAFARVLDCKDSVIESLVTDVEEAEAQHARALGSHLQNIDRLLQLQRCRLACLQEGFDAQLKALEAEFETERKAILEQHEEEIRYLQDVVLALEQNYARDNHEATLNFQSARDDIKSKSLQEKQYSRLQLSGKMEGLWEQFRAAMQGYAEATEHQKTAFEGLKQKDEKSSREIEMQAKKLQKLQDLVAATKALLAAQLRDNEERNRRAREEKEAVLRRLQELKNKMNQARAEAHDNLARLTAQSNAALKALARVVGKAERILRLAEMCRRLETEGEKVLPFYPSSLAEGELFDADRVLKEEPAEPLAQALQDYVGLERFWQRFNKARLEEQALARELAAVSHQNQRLRGLLQQYLEGLSVSPEVLSKPNNPLLAIEHKSRVPRFPPRPRPQL